A window of Cytobacillus sp. FSL H8-0458 genomic DNA:
CTCTGATCTCTTAGCGTAGAAATGCCAATATAAACAGGTTCCTGATCGGAGGAACCCTCTTCCGTAAAATCGATTCGGCCGAAATAGGGCACCTCCTCCATTCGGCGAAGCGTAGACAAGCGCTTAGAAGCATGCCGATGGGTACTCTGGCTGACAGACAGAGCCTGTGCCTCCTGCCTCAAACCGATAATGGTCTCCAAATAATCATCAAAGGTATCCGTGTTCACCTTCACTTCATCCCAAAAGTGTTTGCGAATATGAACCACTTCGTTTTTACGCCTGGAGGTTTCTTCTTCCAATCTGCGGACTTCCTCCGTAATCGTCTCCATTACACCATCCAATCGTTTTTGCTCCTGCTGAAGTTTTGAATTCATAGCAAACACTCCTTAAAAATATTTATAAAAAGGTTGACAAACGAATTGATTGCATTATATAATTAAGATAGGGATAATATACTTAACTTTATTTAAATAATGCGCATCTATTTAAATTTACCACAGGAATTCATTTATTTCAATGGATAATAAAAAAAAAGATCCGTATTTACAGTTTTAGCGTAAATACGGATCTTTTTATTTCTTTTTTAATCCAGATGCCCACATCTCCTCATTCAGTCTAAAGAAGAAACCATCGGAAATTTTGGCTTTAAAGTGCTTAGAGATATGTTAGAGTAATACATATAGGGATGAGTCCCTTGCTAATAAATTTAAGGAGGCCTCGTCATGATTATCAAGTGGATTCGGCACAGATAATGAACAGGGGCAGGCCTATGCTCCGGAAACAATCTGATCTGCGATATTTAGAACAGTGATACGATCACGGAGGTAAAATATGAGTGAACAAATAATGAAAATAAATAATGTGGATATATGTACAGAGAGCTTTGGCAACTCCAAGGATCCAGCAATTCTTTTGATCATGGGCGCAATGTCTTCACTGGACTGGTGGGACGAGGATTTCTGTCTCCGTTTGGCTGATCAGGGGAGATTTGTCATTCGGTACGATCATCGGGATCTGGGCAGATCGACCACATATGAACCTGGGACTTCCAATTATACAATAACAGACTTGGCTGACGATGCAGCAGGCGTACTGGATGCTTATCAAATAGAGCAGGCAAATATCGTTGGCATGTCCATGGGCGGCTTAACCGGCCAGATTCTTGCCTTAAGATATCCGGCACGTGTATTGACACTTACGCTTATCGCATCAAGTGTGTTCGGAACTGAGATGGAAAAACTGCCGCCAATGGATCAGAACATCCTGGATTACCACTCGAAGAGCGCTTCCATAGATTGGTCGGATCGGGATGCGGCCATTCCTTATCTCGCGGGCGGATGGAAAACACTAGCCGGCTCCAAACCTTTCGAGCAGGAGAGAATGTATAAGCTTGCAGCAAGAGAAGCCGACCGCGCCAATCATCTGCCGAGCAGATTTAACCATGCCCTGCTGCAAGGCGGAGAAAAATATTATGATAGAATGGATGAGATCCGCGTACCGGTTCTCATTATCCACGGCACAGAAGACCCGGCCCTCCCATACGAGCACGGGCTTGCGCTTAAGAAAGCCATTCCTCATTCTGAATTGATGACACTTGATGGAACTGGACATGAGATTCATAGTGAAGACTGGGATCAGATTATAGATTCTGTTGCAAAGCATAGTTCTTGATAAAAGAATAGTTAAGAAAAGCTTAAAGCCCAATTTCTCAAAATTATTAATGAGAAATTGGGCTGTTTTTTCTATACAATCCGATATTTAAAGAACCCTGCTTCTAATGGATTGGAATCAATGCTTCAGCATACTTAATGCTTTCTTTTAAGTAAACAGGCGCTTTCGGGTGATGTAAGATCTCTTCAGTTGTTAGCCATAACACCTCTTCGACCTCATCGGAACATAAAGGTAATGCATCACCAGATTCATATTCGCATAGAAAAACAATATCTACTACATTATGATTAGTATCAGTTACGAAAGAAGTACTGTGTACATAAGTTAAACGGTCTTTTACTTTTACCCCGACTTCCTCTAAAACATTCGTTGGCCTTCCACCCCTTGGATGGGCATAACGAAGGAATGAGAGGGTAACTGACCCGTTGAGACACGGGAGGTAAAGCCTCCAGGGGCGGCGCGGAGAGTACATCATATTGGGAAATATGAAGAGAAATCACTACTCCTCTATTTAACTATGCCTTCACGTAGCCATTTGTCCAAAATCTACTCCTTTCAAGTAAGCAAGAAAAATACGAGAGGTATGAAATCCTGTGAATAAGCGAGCATTCGTGAGAAAAGCGTATTTAACTGAGGGAATCGAATAAGAAAAAAGAGCTGCCGATAATACTGATCTTCGACTCTTGCACCCTTTAGCTTAAGTACATTTCTTTACAATGCAAAGGGATTTTCATTTTCCCTTTACATTGATATATGCTTCCTTAATAAGTGGAAAGATTATTTTAAAGTTGTATACTAAATCATCTATAGTTTTTATTGGTTTTACGAATCCTGCATTATATACTCCCCATCTATCTTTTTCGGGTTCCATACATATAGATAGATAAGGCTGATCTGCTACCGCCCATATAATTCCCGCAATTGTCCTATCTGGAGCTTGAACAAAACCATCTCCAAACGTACAACCTACTTCCTCATCAGAATCAAAGTGATCGGTATATTCACCAAATATGAAGCCTTCGATTTCAGTCTCCATAATTAATGAGTTGCTGTTAAAAATACTTTTAATTTTCTCAAGGAATTTATCCAATTTATCATTCATTATTATCCCTACCATTAAATTAGAATGTTATTATTTTCTACATCCTTGTTCAACAAATCTGCCCCGTTAGTTAAAGAAAAAGCCGCCGATTGGCAGCAGACTCTTAAAGCAAAACACCCCGTTTATTTTTGTACAATTTTCAAATGCTTTTTCCACCATCAACGATGCGATGGCCAAGATCCTTGCATCTTCCTAATTTGAATAATTTGTCCTGTATGGTATGCATCATGAAGCAATATGTCAATTATCTCCTCTTCAAGAGAATCTTGCTCAAGCACTTCAGTGGTTGTTTTGTTTAAAGCTACTCTTAATTTGCTTTGAGCTATTTCCGCCCGTTCAACGACTTCAATCCATTCTTTGTCATCATTTGATTGTTTAGTCAGGTTGAAAGTTTCGTCACCATCGAGATTTTGTGACAATCCTCGGCCTTCTAAATTTGCTGCAAGTCTTTCTTTATAGTAAATAAGGTGATTAACATTTTCCCAAATTGATTTTGTTGTGTCCCCTGTTGGTCTCCACCTAGCTTGTTCTGCAGTAAGTCCTTCTATTGCAGATTTGAAAGGCGCATACCAACTCTCATTATCATACGTAGTATCGAGCATTCTTAATAGCAGGGCATTTCGATTCATTAACATCTTCTCCTTTAAAATTAGGTATCAAATAAGGAGTATTTCACCAAAAAGCAAGAAACTCCTTCTTAAACTCGACTGCCCCGTTAGCCCATTAAGAAAAGCCTCCTTAGATGACAGCTGGTTCATAAATCAGTTATTAGGGGTCTTTGTATAATAGTGAATTGATTAAATATCTAGATGCAATACAGTCTCTAAAAATTTTAGTCAAATAAAGTTTGTTTTGGTTCAGCCATTCCAAATTGTGCCCATTCTTCTTTTGAAGGACCGTAAATCCCTGGAACACTAATTCCTGCTTGTCTCATTAGAATAGTCATTTGTCCCCGGTGATGAGTTTGATGTTGGCTTAAAAATAATAAAAGACTTCCCTTTGTCATGTTTATTCCAAAGAAGTCGATTTTTTCCAACAGGGTCTGATCAGTCCATTGAGTTTTCAAAGCCTCAACAAATTCATGTGAAGATTTAATATAGCTTTCAGCAATGAAGTTAGCAGATGACGGGACAGACCAGTCTTCATCAGGAGCTTCAAACCTTAATCCTGCCTGTGAACTAATAACTTTAATAGCAGTAACCGTATGCCAGGCAATACGTCCTAGAGACCATTGATTTGGAGTGACTTCATGCTTTAATGATTCATCCGTGAGATTTTTAAGAATCCTGCTTGTAGCTCCTGCCTCAAATCCCCAAGATGTATAAAAATCGCTTAAACTATGATACATCTTCAAACTCCTCTCAATAATATGCTTATTAACATTCTCCCTTTTAATAAAATTACCTCCTCCTTTTTTCTTTAAGGCTGCACCCCAAAAATTTGGATATCCATTCTAGTTGAATTCTCCTTGTGTAAAAACCTCTTCTTAATTTAACAACTGCCCTCGTTAGTACAACACACGCAGCAGCCCTCATCTTCATCAAAATAGAAGCCGGCTTCTTCATCTTGGTCTACATAAGTAATGAAACCATCACTTGATTTTCAACATGGCTTATTCTATTAACCTGCCCTGTTAGTAAAAAAGCGTCTCTACTTATTGTAAAAAGGCATCCAAATATTGTTTGTTATTAACCATTTAAAGAATTAAAAATCTGAAATTTTCATTTTTGATAAAAAATACAACTATCTATTTGAGCTCCAATTTGGTTTTAATTTTATTACTAAAACACTTTTAATTTATTTTAATTAACACCTCTTAATTAACAAATCTACAAAGATTGTTTAAATAGAAAAAAGCTGCCTGATTAGCAGCTTAACTTGAACTACTTCTCTATTAATTTTTTTATCGCGCAGACCACCAATTCCGGTTAGTCATTTTGAATGTAGTGGGTACTGTTTTCAGCAATGACCAATTCTCCATCTAGGGATATTTCAAGAATCTCTCTCTGCATTTCATTCCATAACTTTTGGGATTCCATGGAATAATGAGCTTTCTTACCTGCTGAAAAATAAGAGCCAGCGATTTATTCTTTAAATGATAGCTCTTCTTCTTCTAAGGAGGTTCTCATAATAGGCAGGGATGCTGGTCCAATACCATGAAGTTTTAATATTTCTTTTTCTGTGTAATTTGATAGTTTTTCCAAAGTGTTTATTCCTTCGAATACCAATGCATTCCTTGCAGGAGCACTGAGTTTTGAAAGGAAGCCGCTTT
This region includes:
- a CDS encoding NUDIX hydrolase, whose translation is MMYSPRRPWRLYLPCLNGSVTLSFLRYAHPRGGRPTNVLEEVGVKVKDRLTYVHSTSFVTDTNHNVVDIVFLCEYESGDALPLCSDEVEEVLWLTTEEILHHPKAPVYLKESIKYAEALIPIH
- a CDS encoding DinB family protein, whose translation is MYHSLSDFYTSWGFEAGATSRILKNLTDESLKHEVTPNQWSLGRIAWHTVTAIKVISSQAGLRFEAPDEDWSVPSSANFIAESYIKSSHEFVEALKTQWTDQTLLEKIDFFGINMTKGSLLLFLSQHQTHHRGQMTILMRQAGISVPGIYGPSKEEWAQFGMAEPKQTLFD
- a CDS encoding alpha/beta fold hydrolase is translated as MSEQIMKINNVDICTESFGNSKDPAILLIMGAMSSLDWWDEDFCLRLADQGRFVIRYDHRDLGRSTTYEPGTSNYTITDLADDAAGVLDAYQIEQANIVGMSMGGLTGQILALRYPARVLTLTLIASSVFGTEMEKLPPMDQNILDYHSKSASIDWSDRDAAIPYLAGGWKTLAGSKPFEQERMYKLAAREADRANHLPSRFNHALLQGGEKYYDRMDEIRVPVLIIHGTEDPALPYEHGLALKKAIPHSELMTLDGTGHEIHSEDWDQIIDSVAKHSS
- a CDS encoding RNA polymerase alpha subunit C-terminal domain-containing protein, which gives rise to MSVAKSLRICEKGHKFHKTSECKSCPACDKENKPKSGFLSKLSAPARNALVFEGINTLEKLSNYTEKEILKLHGIGPASLPIMRTSLEEEELSFKE
- a CDS encoding 3-deoxy-8-phosphooctulonate synthase — protein: MNDKLDKFLEKIKSIFNSNSLIMETEIEGFIFGEYTDHFDSDEEVGCTFGDGFVQAPDRTIAGIIWAVADQPYLSICMEPEKDRWGVYNAGFVKPIKTIDDLVYNFKIIFPLIKEAYINVKGK
- a CDS encoding DinB family protein, translating into MNRNALLLRMLDTTYDNESWYAPFKSAIEGLTAEQARWRPTGDTTKSIWENVNHLIYYKERLAANLEGRGLSQNLDGDETFNLTKQSNDDKEWIEVVERAEIAQSKLRVALNKTTTEVLEQDSLEEEIIDILLHDAYHTGQIIQIRKMQGSWPSHR